The sequence TCGAGCGCGCGGCAATTTGCTTCACGTTTTTGACGCAGCAGGAATATCCCCACAGCGCACGGTGTCATGGCGCAGCAAACTCCGCACCCGTTGCACGGTTCGCCGATGGACGGCTTGTCCGGAGCTTTTGCGTTAAAACTGACTGTTTTCAACTTGCGCCGGGCCTCACCCCACCAGGTCGAACGCACGCACCCGGAAATCCACACCCAGTGTTTCCCGCGCGAATTTTTCGCACCCTGCCACGTCCACCTTGCCGGGGATGGCCACCACCGTGGCCGTCACGTTAGGGATGCGCCCCTTGGCCGACTTGATAAACTCCACCGTCTTCTCCCACGCCTCCGGAATGGCGGGCTGGCAAATGGCATTGTAAGTGGCAGGATCGGCGGCGTTCAGGCTCACGGAGACGTGGTCTATCAGCCCAACCAACTCCGGAACGATGTCCCGCCCGGCGATATGGCTCCCGTGGCCATTGGTGTTAAGCCTTGTCACGCCGCCATTGTCTTTCACGTGGCGCGCCACCGCCTTTATCTGTTCCAGCCGTATCGTCGGCTCGCCGTATCCGCAGAAAACCACCTCGTCATACCGTTTCGGGTCGCCGATGAGCGCGATCATCTCTTCGGCCGAAGGGTCGCCGGATATCCGCAGGTCGTGCCCCTGCACCGTGCGGGAGCCGAACCGTGGGCAGAAATAGCACTCGTTCGTGCAGTGGATGGTGACGTTTAGATAAAGGGAGTTGCGTATCTTGTACGCGATCTCTCCTTCACCTTTCCCTCCGGCGCCGAATAGCTCCTCGAAGTTGAACAGTGTGATTCGCTCTATGTCCTCCACAGTCACCCCCCGCGTTTGCGCCGCCTGCTTTACGATATAGGTCATCGCGGAAGGCTCGTTCCGCTTGCCCCGGAGTTTCTGGGGGGAGAGGTACGGCGCGTCGGTCTCCAGCAGCAATCTGTGGCCGGGTGTCGCCGCGAGCGACCGGCGAAGGTCCTCCGCCTTCGGGTATGTGATGTTGCCCGCGAAGGAAATGTACAGGTTCAAGTCCAGGCATCTTCGCGCATCCTCGGGCGTTCCAGCGAAACAATGCATCACGCCGCCGATTTCTTTTACGTTTTCTTCGGTGAGTACCTTTATCGCGTCGTCCATGGCGTCGCGGCAGTGGACGATCACCGGCTTTCCCGCTTCCCGGGCGATGGCGATATGGGAACGGAAAGATTTTTGCTGGACGTCGCGCGGCGACTTGTCCCGGTAATAGTCCAGCCCGGTCTCGCCTATGGCGACGATCTCCGGCAGACGCGCAAGTCCGCGCAGTTTTTCGATTACGGAGCCGTCCACCGTTTTCGCGTCATGCGGATGAATTCCCGCCGAAGCGCTCATGTACGGGTGCTTTTGCGCGAGTTCGACCGCCTTTTCCGAGTTGGGGATGGAGTATCCCACGTTGAGGATGCGCGATACCCCCGCCTCTTTCGCCCGCGCGATGGTCTCTTCCCGGTCGTTGTCGAACGCTGGGTCGTTTAAATGGCAATGAGAATCCGCCGGCATCCTGCGCCCTTCACTTGTTAAATGACCAGTTTAAAGGCAAAGGGCGCGCGTTGGCAAACGGCAGGCATCCATGGATATGCCGGCAAGAACAAAACCTGCAAGGCTCCATGGGATCAAAGGGCTTAATTCCTGGAAATCAAAGCAACTTTAACAGAGTGGCTATGGCCGCAGCTTGGGCGATCATCATGCCAGCGACCCATTTGATCGTGTCTGCTTTGTTCGCTGACATTTCGGCCTTCAGGTTGGCCTCCAGTTCCTTCAAGTCGCGCTTTGTGGCAAGGTTGTCCTCCACGATCCCGGCCAGGGCTTCCGCTTGAACTTCCGCCTGTTTCTCGGGAACCCCCACAGCCTTCAGTTTATTGGCGTAGGCCAAGAAAGTGTCGAACGTGACTGGCATAAATAAACCTTTTCAATTTGCCTCATTATCCATCACTTGGGTATGGTTGTCAAAAAGCGCGTGAAACGGAAACGGGTGTTGCCCCTGTCAAGTTGCGGGCAGGGTATAGGAAACACGATCTGATTCTTTTTAATTCGGTTGTCATGGTGAGCTTGTCGAACCATGGCGACTACAGGAAATCAGTTCTCCAGCGGGTATCCCATGCGTGTCCAGCCGGCTATGCCGCCGCTGATCACTTTAAGCTTCGTGAAACCCTGGCCGTGAAGGTAGCGGGCGGCCATGGAGGAGCGGTTCTGGGTGTGGCAGTACAAAATCAGGTCTTCGTTCTTGTATTTTTCAAGCTTGTCCACGGAGACGCCGATCAGGTCCAACGGCACATGGGCCGCGCCGGGAAGCCGCGCCTGGCTGTATTCGGCGGGGGAACGCACGTCTATCAAGGTCTTGATTTCACCGGTCTCCAGCGCTTTTTTCGCCTGCTCCGGCGACAAAAATTCAACGCCTTCCGGCTGCGGCTGAAAAAAATTCATAAACGAACCCAGCATTTATAAAGCCTCCTTTAGGTTAAACATCCTGCTATAGATAGATGCGCGCATGTGGATTTGGGTTCAGTTCTTTAAACTCCAGGAGAGTCCGGGGTGACGCGCTTCGCGCTCCCAAGAAGACCCCCGTTCCTCGCTTTAGGAATCCGTGGTCAGCGACCACGGGGAAGCGCTAATAAAACGCCAACGCCCCGGCGGCAATTGCCGACGGGACGCCAGCGCTACAAAAGTCCTGATCCCGGCTCACGCTTCTCTTGGCCGGGATGACAGTTGATATGCGACCGTTTCAGTTCTTCTCCACCACAAGCGACAGGGTGAACTTTTCCGTCTGGCCCGATGAAAGGTTTATTTTTCTGACCGGGACAATGCACGAGCCCTGGTATGTCCTCTCAAATCCCCCTTCGGATTGCGAAACCGTCTCCACCGGGAAACGCCACGCGTCAAACGGCTCCGGCGAAGTGACGCTCACGGTGAACCCGGCCCATTCGTCCCTCATGCCGGCGGTTTTCACCTGGGTGTTCGAGCCTGCCTCTTTTAGCCGGGGTTTGCCTTTCACCCCGTCGCCTGTCCAATACCTGTCGGCCGCGTCCCCGGCCAGCAGCGTCAGGTTTATCTCCACCCCCAAAAGCGCCTCCACTTCAACAATGCCGTTATTGGTGATGGTGTAGTCCGCCTTGAGTACGGCGTCCTTCTTGTTCATGGAGAACACCTTGCGGATCGTGAGCGGATGCCGCGCCCCGGAAACCAGGATTGATCCGTGCCGGACAAGCTCCACCGCCGCGCCCCACGCGCCAGACTTCACCTCCACAAGGTCGAAGGCGCCGTTTTTAAAATCGCCGAGCTCGGCGAATTCCTCCCTGCAAAACCGCTCCAGCGTGACGTATTCGGGCATGAGCCTTTCGGTGAAAAGGCGCCTGTTCCCGATGTCGTAATGCAACGCCTCCGCAAGCCCCGGCTCCTTCAACTTCACGATATCGTGGATGGAGACCGGGCGGGAGGCGTCCTGCCCTTGATCCCCGGAGCGGGATTTTATTTTTTCGTGGTAAGCTTCCATTCCGCGCGCCAGGGTGTTCGTCAGCGCGAAAGAGACCGGGCGGTAATCAAGCTCGATCACCGAGCCGCCGCAATCCGGATCGAAATAGGCGTTCATCACCGGGTTCTGGAACACCACGTCCTGCCCGCCGTCCATGTCAAAGTCGAACCGTTCCACCGAAAGCCATGTTTTCGATTTTCTCAGCGCGTTGTCCAGAATCTTCTCCGCCTCGATCAAATGTTCGTAAACGGCGTGGCGCAGGTAGTTTAAATATAGTCCGCCGAAAAGCCCGTGCCAGTACGAGCAGTTACACTGGCCCTTGTAAAGCTCCTTGCGCGCCTTGGCGATAACTTTCGCCGCATCCGGCTCAGCCGCCGCTTCGGCGATTTTGCGGGATACATGGAGCATCTTTTTGTGCATCCGGTTGGACTCGTCGTACTTCGCCAAAAAATTGTCCCAAAGCCCCCCCCGGATGAACGGCTTAAGCTCCTCGCGCCTGCCGGAATTGGCAAGCTCCTCCAAAAGCGCGCGAAACTTGATCCCCATTTTCGGCGGCAACGTCCATTCCATCATCTCGTCATACGACGCCATGGGGAGGTATATGCGCCCTTTCGCCGGATTTTTCTCGATAAACCCGGAGAAATGGATCGTTTTGACGATATCTTCGTTCGCCTCGATGGCGGAGTAGAAATTATGCAGCCATTTTTCCTCGAAAACCCACTTGTAGGTTTCCGGCCACACGCCGAACTTCTCCCCGTCGTCCCCGTATGTGACGCAATCCACCCCCCCTTTTTCCTTGAGGGTTTTAAAATAGGCGATGTTGTCCTCCGGCAGGCGGAAGGGGATCGAATAACGCATGTTCTTGTCTATCGGGAACACCGCGGTGGTGTGGCCGTGCTTTTCGGTGACGTAGTAGCCGAACATTTCCTCCGCCGAAAGCCCCGCGTAATAGAAATGCGTGTCGTCGAGCAAAGTGAACTTAAGCCCCGCCGCGGCGATGATTTTCGGCAATGACGGATCCCATATCCTCTCGGCGGTCCACATCCCGCCCGGGGCGTGTCCAAAATGTTTTTCCAGGTATTCGTTCATCATCACAAGCTGGCCGATGGCGTCATCCTCCGGGATGGCGGCCAGGATCGGCTCGTAAAACCCGCCGGACAAAAGCTCCACCTGCCCGCGCGAAACCATTTCCCCCACCAGGTCGAAATAAGCCGGCTTGTGCGCCGCAATCCATTCGAGCAGCGGGCCGGAGTGGTGGATTGCGATCCGGACGCCCGGATGGGAGCGCAGGATTTCAAGCTGGGGGCGGTAGCACCGTTCGTATGATTCCTCGAATACGTGGCCGAAGTTTCCGACAGGCTGGTGGTTGTGGATTCCGATGGCGAAGTTCACGGCGGTCATAACATCTCCAGATGGACACGGTTAAACAGCGGGAAACCGGTCTCCCCCAATGGTCTCCCCCAAGCCGCCAGCGGCGTTATGGGGAGTATAATACCATACGATAAGGGGGCGGGCGCCTGTGGCGCCGCAAAGACCTCTTGTGGTAAAATCGCCCCATGACGCCGGAAGTTCGGAGGCCATTTTGCCTTGGGTTTCCGGCGCATAAAAAACAGGCCTGGCTTGAATGGTTTGACTAATGACGCAAATATCCGCCAATAACGCCAAAGAAGAGATCAACGGCGCCATCGCCAAGGTGGTCTCGGACGGCGAAGATATACTTATATATGGCGAGAACGGCGCCATCGCCGCGCTCATCCCCATCGAAGAATACGAGCTGTTAAGAAGGATGGAGGAGGAAGAGGAAAAGCTGGACGTGGCGGAGGCGGAACGCAGGCTCGCCGATCCGGCCCAAACTCCTGTTCCCTACGAGACCGTCCGCAAGGGACTTGGCCTGGATTAAGCTCAATTGAGCTATCAAATCGAAATCCTTCCGGCGGCCAGACGCGAGCTTGCGGCCTTGCCGCTGGACGCAAGACGGCGTATTGACAAAGCCATTCTGGCCCTGGCCGGAAATCCCCATCCACGCCCGCCAGCGATTATCCCGCTGCAGGGAAATCAACGAGGTTTGTTTCGATTGCGTATTGGCGATTACCGCATAATCTTTCAGATTGTGGAGTCAAGGCTGATCGTCACCATAATCCAGGCCGGTCATAGGAAAGAGATATACCGGAAGTTTAGCAGGCCGTGATTCGAAACCATGATCCCGGATAGCCTAAGCGGCTTCCGGGATCACAATGTAAGATGATATTTTAGCGCTATGCGGCGATGCGCCTGATTTTAAGTTTCGAGGCGCCTTTTTTCACCCTTGCAAGATCGTACGTCATTTGCAATCGCATCCAGAATTCTGGCGTCGAGCCGAAAGCCTTGGACAACCGGTAGGCCATTTCCGGAGAAACGCCGTTTTTGCCGTTGAGCAGTTCAGAAAGGGAGACCCGGCTGACATCAAGGGCCTTCGCAGCGGCCGTCACAGTAAGTTTTAACGGCTTTAGGCACAGTTCCCTTATCACTTCGCCGGGATGCGGGGGATTTTTCATGGGCATTTTTAAAACTCCTTTCAGTGGTAGTCCACAAGGTCCAGGCCGTACGCCGCCTTGTCCTGGAACCTGAACACAATCCGCCAGTTTCCGGAAACCGAAACGGCCCAGTATCCTTTCAGGCTGCCTTTCAAATGGTGGAGCCGCAGACCGGGAATATCAAGTTCTTCCAGCGATTCCGCCGCGTCCAGCGCCGCCAATATCACGGCGATTCGCTTGACAAGCGCTGGCGGAAGCCCCTTTTTCGTTCCATGCCTGTAATAGGCTTCCAGTCCTTTGCGCCGGATCGTGGCTATCATGCGAGCACTGTAAACTATAAGTTTACGGTTGTCAAATGCCGGTTATTGGTATTTTGCCGCCCCCCGCAATTCCCTTGTGGCCTTCGCAAGCGCCGGGCCGAGGCTCACCTTGTATATGTGCGGATTCAAGAGCCGTTGGGTGGTGGGGTGGACGGTTGAAAGCTCACTTTGAACCCTGGCGCGGATTTGCGAAAGGGAAGGGCGCTCCCCGGTGATCTTGCCCCCGCGCATCACAGGCGCCAGCAGCGGCTGAGCGCTTTTCACCCTTTCGTAAAACTTGCGTTGATAATCAATCGCCGGGTGGAATCCCCATACGCCCCTCGAAAAATCGGGTGTCTCACCCTCTATCTCCAAAAGGTCGCCCATCAAAGTCCCGCCGCCGTTCTTCATCCGCCACACCTGCTTTAAGCCGGGTATGGTGGACTTGGAGGCGGTCTCCGAAAGTTTCAGCCGCATGGTCCATTCGCCCCCATCGGGCCGGATGGCGGCGAGTTTGTACACCCCCGGCATGGCTGGTTCGCCGTGACCGGTGACAAGCCTTGTGCCGACGCCGTATATGTCTATCCTGGCCCCCTGGGCGTTCATGTCGTGGATGATGTATTCGTCCAGTTCGTTTGACGCCACGATCTTCACATCTTCAAGCCCGGCGGCGTCCAGCATCTTCCGCGATTCGGCGGAGAGGAAGGCAAGGTCGCCGCTGTCCAGCCTGATTCCGCCAAGGCGCTCCCCGCGCGATTTCATCTCCAGCCCCACGGTGATGGCGTTGGGGACGCCGCTTTTCAAAGTGTCATACGTGTCCACCAGCAGGACGCAGTTGTCCGGAAAGATTTCCGCGAATTTGCGGAACGCCGCCAGTTCATTGTCAAACGCCGTCACCCAGGAATGGGCGTGGGTGCCGCGCACGGGGATTCCGTAAATCTTTCCTGCCTGCACATTCGATGTGGCGCAGCATCCGCCGATGTACGCGGCGCGGGAGGCGGTCAACCCGCCGTCCACCCCCTGGGCCCGGCGCAGGCCGAACTCCATCACGTTGTCCCGTCCCGCCGCAAGGCACACCCGCGAGGCCTTTGTGGCGATGAGCGACTGGAAGTTTATGATGTTAAGCAGCGCCGTCTCGGCGATCTGGCATTGATGGAGCGGGGCCACGATTCGCATCACAGGTTCGTTTGGGAACACCACGCTCCCCTCCGGCGGGGCGAAAACATCCCCTTCGAAACGGAAACCCGCCAGCGCGCCGAGAAATTCGCCGTCAAAGAGGTCCAGCGATTTTAAATACGCTATGTCCTCCGCCGGAAAACGCATGGACTCAAGGAACGAAAGGGCGTCGTCCAGCCCGGCGAATATGGTGTAGCCGCCGCCGAAGGGATTTGCGCGGAAGAACAGGTCGAAGCACGCCTCCATCCGCTCCATGCCGGATTTTAAGTAACCCTGCGCCATGGTGAGCTGATAAAGGTCTGTGACTATGGCCGAAGGGGGGACACTCATGGAGCCTCCTTATGCGATCTGGCCGGAGAATATCCTTCCCACGCCGGCGGCCCCCATCTTTTTCCACGCTTCGGCCAGCGACCCGCCAAGGTCTATCCCCCGGCAGGCGTCCTCTATCACGAAGACCTCGAAGCCCGAATTCCTGCCGTCCAGCGCGGAATACATCACGCAGTAATCGGTGGCCAGGCCCGCTAAGAACAGCCTTGTGAAACCGCGTTCTTTAAGATAGCCCCCGAGGCCGGTGGGAGTCTTGCGGTCATTTTCGAAAAAGGCGGAATAGCTGTCTATCGCCATGTTGTGCCCCTTGCGGACGATCAACTCCCACTTTCCAGGCAGAAGTTCCACGCTCAGCTCGGCCCCGCGCGTTCCCTGAACGCAATGGTCCGGCCACAATGTCTGGCCGCCGTAACGGGACTTTATCGTTTCGAACGGTTTCGCGCCGGGGTGGGACGAGGCGAAGGAGCTGTGCCCCGCCGGATGCCAGTCCTGGGTGAGTATGGCGTGGGGGAACCGCGCCGCAAGGGCGTTTATCACCGGGATCACCATGTCCCCCTCATTTACGGCCAGGGCTCCCCCCGGCATGAAATCGTATTGGACGTCCACGGCTATCAGGATGTCCTTGTCCCCCGGTTTTACCACCGATGAGGCCATGTCAGCCTTTCTTCGCTCCCGTCACGGCCGTGCTCACCGGGCGGTAATCCGTTGATGATTCGAACTGTATCCCGTGCAGCTTAAGCAGCGAGTCCCTGCTTTTGGCCACTTCCCCGGCGTCCAGGATTATCACCCCGCCGTATTCAAGCTCGATGACAGTATACTCCCCTTTTGATTCTTTGAGCCGGGCCACCATCTCCCCCATGTCCGCCACTGCGGCGCCGTTCACCCTGGACACGATCTTGTCCGAATATTCGTGGTATCCGGCGTTCACCTCGTGGGCCAGCACGTTTTTGAGCAGCGCTATTTCCCTGCGTTCCGGCGAAGGCTGGCCGTTTAAGTACATATGCATAAGGTCCACGGGCGCCTCTTTCCACCATTGCTCCCCCCACGTCATCAGGTAATTGACGGTGAGCGGGACGAACACCAGGCCGCCGTATATGTAATAGCGGGGCTGGCCCGCGTGCTGCTCGTAAGGGATGAGCCTGTCGAACTTTTTAAGCTTGACGTCCAGCGTCATCCGTTTGCCGGCGCGGATCACGCCGTACTTGACGGACTCGCCGATGAAGCGGCGCTGCACCAGGTAATCGGCGGGTACCCGGATGCCGGTTGCCAGCGGGGCCGTGCCGTCCATCCCCAATTCCGATCCGTCCACAGAGGTTATCACGTCGCCGGGCAATATGATTCCATGTGCGGAGCTTCCAAACGCAACTTTCGTCACCAACGCCCCGCCGACGCCGGGCGCCAGCCCGTGATACCTGCGCATGGAGGCATTCTCCATGTTCTGGATATACACACCGTCTTCCGGGAATCCGTCGAACACGCTGTCCTTGATGTCCTCCAGAAAATGCGTTATCACCGGGGTCGGTATTATGTATCCGATATTCTGCGCGGTGGATAGCATCTGCATGGCCACCCCGATCACCTTGCCGCCGATCACCGCCGGACCGCCGCTGTTGCCGGGATTTATGGCCGCGTCCACCTGGACCCCCAGAAGGTCAAACCCGGAGTGGGCGTAATTTACCTGCTCGATCCGGGACACCACCCCCTGGGTGATGGATATGTCGTCCCCCCCCTCCGGGAAGCCGTGGACGGAGACTTTGTCCATCACCCCCGGCAGGCCGCCGAGTTCAAGCGGCTGGGTTTCCTTGAAAAACGCCGGGTCGGCCACCTTGAGGGTCGCTAGGTCGCACTGGTGGCCGACAGCCTCCACGGTCGCCTGGTACTTTTGCGGGTCGCCCGCCTTTCGCACTTCAATAAAGACGGCGTCGGCGGCCACATGGGCGTTTGTCAGGATGCGTTGCCCGGATATGATAAAGCCCGAGCCGGATGCGCTCACCTGCGCCTCATACTGCCACGGCTGGAAGTAATTGGGCTTTCTTATGGTGACGAAGATTTTCACGACGGACTTGTTTATCCGTTCGATCTGCGTTTTGGCGACAATCCCCCCGGCGTGGAACACCAC comes from Nitrospinota bacterium and encodes:
- a CDS encoding YchF/TatD family DNA exonuclease; amino-acid sequence: MPADSHCHLNDPAFDNDREETIARAKEAGVSRILNVGYSIPNSEKAVELAQKHPYMSASAGIHPHDAKTVDGSVIEKLRGLARLPEIVAIGETGLDYYRDKSPRDVQQKSFRSHIAIAREAGKPVIVHCRDAMDDAIKVLTEENVKEIGGVMHCFAGTPEDARRCLDLNLYISFAGNITYPKAEDLRRSLAATPGHRLLLETDAPYLSPQKLRGKRNEPSAMTYIVKQAAQTRGVTVEDIERITLFNFEELFGAGGKGEGEIAYKIRNSLYLNVTIHCTNECYFCPRFGSRTVQGHDLRISGDPSAEEMIALIGDPKRYDEVVFCGYGEPTIRLEQIKAVARHVKDNGGVTRLNTNGHGSHIAGRDIVPELVGLIDHVSVSLNAADPATYNAICQPAIPEAWEKTVEFIKSAKGRIPNVTATVVAIPGKVDVAGCEKFARETLGVDFRVRAFDLVG
- a CDS encoding DUF1640 domain-containing protein; the protein is MPVTFDTFLAYANKLKAVGVPEKQAEVQAEALAGIVEDNLATKRDLKELEANLKAEMSANKADTIKWVAGMMIAQAAAIATLLKLL
- a CDS encoding rhodanese-like domain-containing protein, whose amino-acid sequence is MNFFQPQPEGVEFLSPEQAKKALETGEIKTLIDVRSPAEYSQARLPGAAHVPLDLIGVSVDKLEKYKNEDLILYCHTQNRSSMAARYLHGQGFTKLKVISGGIAGWTRMGYPLEN
- a CDS encoding DUF1926 domain-containing protein, with the protein product MTAVNFAIGIHNHQPVGNFGHVFEESYERCYRPQLEILRSHPGVRIAIHHSGPLLEWIAAHKPAYFDLVGEMVSRGQVELLSGGFYEPILAAIPEDDAIGQLVMMNEYLEKHFGHAPGGMWTAERIWDPSLPKIIAAAGLKFTLLDDTHFYYAGLSAEEMFGYYVTEKHGHTTAVFPIDKNMRYSIPFRLPEDNIAYFKTLKEKGGVDCVTYGDDGEKFGVWPETYKWVFEEKWLHNFYSAIEANEDIVKTIHFSGFIEKNPAKGRIYLPMASYDEMMEWTLPPKMGIKFRALLEELANSGRREELKPFIRGGLWDNFLAKYDESNRMHKKMLHVSRKIAEAAAEPDAAKVIAKARKELYKGQCNCSYWHGLFGGLYLNYLRHAVYEHLIEAEKILDNALRKSKTWLSVERFDFDMDGGQDVVFQNPVMNAYFDPDCGGSVIELDYRPVSFALTNTLARGMEAYHEKIKSRSGDQGQDASRPVSIHDIVKLKEPGLAEALHYDIGNRRLFTERLMPEYVTLERFCREEFAELGDFKNGAFDLVEVKSGAWGAAVELVRHGSILVSGARHPLTIRKVFSMNKKDAVLKADYTITNNGIVEVEALLGVEINLTLLAGDAADRYWTGDGVKGKPRLKEAGSNTQVKTAGMRDEWAGFTVSVTSPEPFDAWRFPVETVSQSEGGFERTYQGSCIVPVRKINLSSGQTEKFTLSLVVEKN
- a CDS encoding type II toxin-antitoxin system Phd/YefM family antitoxin, which translates into the protein MTQISANNAKEEINGAIAKVVSDGEDILIYGENGAIAALIPIEEYELLRRMEEEEEKLDVAEAERRLADPAQTPVPYETVRKGLGLD
- a CDS encoding type II toxin-antitoxin system RelE/ParE family toxin; protein product: MSYQIEILPAARRELAALPLDARRRIDKAILALAGNPHPRPPAIIPLQGNQRGLFRLRIGDYRIIFQIVESRLIVTIIQAGHRKEIYRKFSRP
- a CDS encoding HigA family addiction module antidote protein, whose protein sequence is MPMKNPPHPGEVIRELCLKPLKLTVTAAAKALDVSRVSLSELLNGKNGVSPEMAYRLSKAFGSTPEFWMRLQMTYDLARVKKGASKLKIRRIAA
- a CDS encoding type II toxin-antitoxin system RelE/ParE family toxin, whose translation is MIATIRRKGLEAYYRHGTKKGLPPALVKRIAVILAALDAAESLEELDIPGLRLHHLKGSLKGYWAVSVSGNWRIVFRFQDKAAYGLDLVDYH
- a CDS encoding nicotinate phosphoribosyltransferase, which translates into the protein MSVPPSAIVTDLYQLTMAQGYLKSGMERMEACFDLFFRANPFGGGYTIFAGLDDALSFLESMRFPAEDIAYLKSLDLFDGEFLGALAGFRFEGDVFAPPEGSVVFPNEPVMRIVAPLHQCQIAETALLNIINFQSLIATKASRVCLAAGRDNVMEFGLRRAQGVDGGLTASRAAYIGGCCATSNVQAGKIYGIPVRGTHAHSWVTAFDNELAAFRKFAEIFPDNCVLLVDTYDTLKSGVPNAITVGLEMKSRGERLGGIRLDSGDLAFLSAESRKMLDAAGLEDVKIVASNELDEYIIHDMNAQGARIDIYGVGTRLVTGHGEPAMPGVYKLAAIRPDGGEWTMRLKLSETASKSTIPGLKQVWRMKNGGGTLMGDLLEIEGETPDFSRGVWGFHPAIDYQRKFYERVKSAQPLLAPVMRGGKITGERPSLSQIRARVQSELSTVHPTTQRLLNPHIYKVSLGPALAKATRELRGAAKYQ
- the pncA gene encoding bifunctional nicotinamidase/pyrazinamidase, whose protein sequence is MASSVVKPGDKDILIAVDVQYDFMPGGALAVNEGDMVIPVINALAARFPHAILTQDWHPAGHSSFASSHPGAKPFETIKSRYGGQTLWPDHCVQGTRGAELSVELLPGKWELIVRKGHNMAIDSYSAFFENDRKTPTGLGGYLKERGFTRLFLAGLATDYCVMYSALDGRNSGFEVFVIEDACRGIDLGGSLAEAWKKMGAAGVGRIFSGQIA
- a CDS encoding trypsin-like peptidase domain-containing protein — protein: MAISRIARWAAVTFIAVIAASVVFHAGGIVAKTQIERINKSVVKIFVTIRKPNYFQPWQYEAQVSASGSGFIISGQRILTNAHVAADAVFIEVRKAGDPQKYQATVEAVGHQCDLATLKVADPAFFKETQPLELGGLPGVMDKVSVHGFPEGGDDISITQGVVSRIEQVNYAHSGFDLLGVQVDAAINPGNSGGPAVIGGKVIGVAMQMLSTAQNIGYIIPTPVITHFLEDIKDSVFDGFPEDGVYIQNMENASMRRYHGLAPGVGGALVTKVAFGSSAHGIILPGDVITSVDGSELGMDGTAPLATGIRVPADYLVQRRFIGESVKYGVIRAGKRMTLDVKLKKFDRLIPYEQHAGQPRYYIYGGLVFVPLTVNYLMTWGEQWWKEAPVDLMHMYLNGQPSPERREIALLKNVLAHEVNAGYHEYSDKIVSRVNGAAVADMGEMVARLKESKGEYTVIELEYGGVIILDAGEVAKSRDSLLKLHGIQFESSTDYRPVSTAVTGAKKG